A window of SAR324 cluster bacterium genomic DNA:
CGCATCGGGTCGAGCAGGCGAGAATCAACTGAAATTTGTGAAAGGTAGAGTGATAGATCATTGATCGGCTGGATCTTGCGCACGAGGTAGCCCGCTTTATTCCGGACCAGATCCAAGCGTCCACTCTGGCGCTGGAGGGAATTCGAGGAGTTGAGGATCAATTCCAGAATTGCATCAGCCTCCTTGCGCATACGTTGCACTTCCTCCTCCGAGAAGACACGCTCCATCGCTACGTAGCCATGTTCCTGAAAATATTGGATCCAGTTGTCTTGATTAGTTGTCATCATCTACCCAAGTTTGCTATGGTCTCCAAAGAAACCTGATTTGAGGAATGCAAAGAAGTTAGTCCCTGCTAACCAGAGAACAAACGCCTGCACTTTAGGAGAATGAACATGAGCCTAGCAGAATTTTTCCGGACCCTCTCCAATAAAGTGCGTTTTGCTACTTGGACTGAGGAGGAGCAAATCGCTTTGTTGAAGATTGTGGATGATCTATACCGAGCTGACAGGCACTATGCTGCAGAAGAATTAGAAGATTTTCGCCAGAAGTTATCCATCTCTGCGGTCTATCAAGAGGATCTCGAACATATGCCCGTGGAGAAGGCAATAGGTATTTTGAAAGAAGATCCTAGCAAGCTCGATCTCGCTTATACGATCCTAGCAGAAGCTGTTTACAGTGATGGGCGCTTTGTGCAGGAAGAACGAGAGTATCTGGATCAACTGATCAATCGATACCAATTGGATGGAGCACAACTGGAGAAGCGTTTGAATCGTGAACTCCGTAAAGCTGGCAACGAAGATCTGACTTAAAAATTTGCCCTCATAAAATGAATAGAAGCTTACCTGAAGAATGTTTTTGGGGCTGTTTTGAATCCACAACTCATCCATATTGATAATTCTAAAGTTCCATAGGAAGCACAACATC
This region includes:
- a CDS encoding phytanoyl-CoA dioxygenase family protein is translated as MMTTNQDNWIQYFQEHGYVAMERVFSEEEVQRMRKEADAILELILNSSNSLQRQSGRLDLVRNKAGYLVRKIQPINDLSLYLSQISVDSRLLDPMR